From a single Acetonema longum DSM 6540 genomic region:
- the ilvB gene encoding biosynthetic-type acetolactate synthase large subunit, whose product MQMSGGKIIIECLLQNGVTTVFGYPGGATLPLYDALCGSPLRHILPVHEQGAVHAADGYARLSGQAGVCIATSGPGATNLVTGLATAYMDSSPVVAITGQVSTGLLGTDAFQEVDITGITMPVTKHNFLVKHIDDLADTIRQAFVIATSGRPGPVLVDVPRDIQAAQGRWEPVGRAKFLPEQPDPAGSQTISRIVEMLAAAKRPVMLAGGGIKTANAWREAVALAINSGVPTVSTLMGLGVFPSVQPYFLGLTGLHGHQAANWAVYEADVILAAGTRFNDRVTGDRQVYANGKTVIHLDVDPGELDKNITADLSLVGDLRGNLARLAAEMLKKPLAIVDWRDRIGAWQKQFEKNYDTGRLNAPWIMRQMSRWTEGLPVTWVTDVGQHQMWAAQHLDLSTPNSWISAGGMGTMGFGLPAALGAQAACPDRRVILVAGDGGFKMTGIELLTAAHEKLPIICVILNNKSLGMVRQMQTLFYNRQYQAVDLPDFDFIAFAEACSATGIKTSVPDQFQAAFQRALQDTGKPHIIVADIDPEDLVEMIYPDSAVNQFVPL is encoded by the coding sequence ATGCAGATGTCAGGCGGCAAAATTATCATCGAATGCCTGTTGCAAAATGGTGTAACCACTGTGTTCGGGTATCCGGGCGGGGCCACTCTGCCTCTGTATGATGCTCTGTGCGGCTCGCCCCTCAGGCATATCCTGCCGGTTCACGAGCAGGGGGCGGTCCATGCCGCTGACGGCTACGCCCGTTTGTCAGGGCAAGCCGGGGTCTGTATCGCTACTTCCGGCCCGGGCGCCACCAATCTGGTTACTGGCCTGGCCACTGCCTATATGGATTCTTCGCCGGTGGTGGCCATTACCGGTCAGGTGTCCACCGGACTGCTGGGAACAGATGCTTTCCAGGAGGTAGATATAACCGGCATTACCATGCCGGTCACCAAGCATAATTTCCTGGTAAAGCATATTGACGATTTGGCGGATACCATCCGCCAGGCCTTTGTCATAGCCACCAGCGGCAGGCCGGGACCGGTGCTGGTGGATGTGCCCCGGGACATCCAGGCAGCCCAGGGCCGTTGGGAACCCGTTGGCCGGGCGAAGTTTTTGCCTGAACAACCGGACCCGGCCGGCAGTCAAACCATATCCCGGATCGTGGAGATGCTGGCTGCGGCCAAGCGGCCGGTGATGCTGGCAGGCGGCGGCATCAAGACGGCCAACGCCTGGCGTGAAGCGGTCGCCCTGGCTATAAACAGCGGCGTGCCAACGGTAAGCACCTTGATGGGACTGGGGGTATTTCCGTCTGTCCAGCCTTATTTCCTCGGCCTGACCGGGTTGCATGGACATCAGGCGGCAAACTGGGCTGTCTATGAAGCCGATGTGATATTGGCGGCGGGCACCCGGTTCAATGACCGGGTTACCGGGGACCGGCAGGTCTACGCCAACGGCAAAACCGTCATTCACCTGGATGTTGACCCTGGTGAACTGGATAAGAATATCACCGCCGATCTTTCGCTGGTTGGCGACCTGCGCGGCAACCTGGCCCGATTGGCGGCAGAAATGTTGAAAAAGCCGCTGGCCATAGTTGACTGGCGGGACCGCATCGGCGCCTGGCAGAAGCAGTTTGAGAAAAATTATGACACAGGCCGGCTGAATGCCCCCTGGATCATGCGGCAAATGTCCCGCTGGACAGAAGGTCTGCCTGTTACCTGGGTTACCGATGTGGGACAGCATCAGATGTGGGCCGCCCAGCATCTGGATTTGAGCACTCCTAACAGCTGGATTTCCGCCGGCGGCATGGGGACCATGGGATTTGGCCTGCCGGCGGCGCTGGGAGCGCAGGCGGCCTGTCCTGACAGGCGGGTGATTTTGGTTGCCGGTGACGGCGGCTTTAAAATGACCGGGATCGAGTTGCTGACCGCCGCCCATGAGAAATTGCCCATTATCTGCGTTATTCTGAATAATAAATCCCTGGGTATGGTGCGGCAAATGCAGACTCTGTTCTATAACCGGCAGTACCAGGCAGTCGACTTGCCTGACTTTGATTTCATCGCCTTTGCTGAGGCCTGTTCCGCCACCGGTATCAAGACTTCTGTTCCGGACCAATTCCAGGCGGCCTTTCAGCGGGCTCTGCAGGATACCGGCAAACCGCATATTATCGTTGCTGATATTGATCCGGAGGATCTGGTGGAGATGATTTATCCCGATTCAGCGGTGAATCAATTTGTCCCGTTATAA